The window AATATACACTAAAGCACTCTACTCCCATGCGTGATTATTCCTGAGCCTGAAAAAggggaatatatatatatattccccTTTTTCAggggaatatatatatatatatatatatatttgaaaaaaatattaagacgaaagtaaacttttagtaatcgTTCTAAAGTCTGTTTCATGcaatgcactcatcagacgcggtgggactaaaaaatatatatatatatttatatatatatatcttagtACAAGTTTAGAGTATCTGTTCAGTCTGTGGAGCAGTCTTTTATTAGGTTAGTAGGTTCTTTTGGACCATCATTTGACGCATTACTAAAAACGGTTTCTGCTTGTCAGCCACGTCTGACTCAGTGAGAAGAAACGCGCCACATTTTAATCTGATTGATCTGACATGGTCTTATATGTACTTCTCGTAATTAACTCATTCCTCAGCCTTGCGCTGATGAAGTCTTTTCCAGCATCACTCCTTTCTATTGTGTAATTTTTAGTACCACTTTTGTGTTTGATCAGATAAACTTGGCCCTCTTTGGTAGCATGTACCTTTAAAAGGTCTAAGAATACCTTGAGTCTGGCAAGGCAGCGCCCTGTTTTATCGGTTTTCTTATCTACCAATTGTTTAAGGTCGGTTAGAGACTGTTTCTCAATGGCATCAACATACTTCCCTTTACCAGCTCCGTCAGTTTCTGTAATCCCAAGATAGATGGTCTCTATGTTGAGGAAGCAACACTGTAGCCACCATTTCAGTAACAGACCATGACGAGCTGTCTTGAACCCCTCCTTACAAGTTTTAAGCTTGACACGGTTTTCACCATCAAGACAATCAAGTTCTCCTGAAACGATTAGATCATGGCCTCCTAAGTTTACCTTGCACAGGGCTCCAAATTCTTTGTTTTGGTCTATTCCTTTTGAACGACAAGTTTTGGTTGTTGTCAATAGCTGCTCAAAGCGCAAGCCGTGATATCCATGTGCTGGAAATTTCTCAGTAGGATAGAGGTAAAGGTAGTAAGAGTTTTGAAGTTTAACAACTCCTATGCCTCGGCAAGCATCTGGAGAATGGGTTGCAATCACCAACAGCACTTTCTTTTTGCATACGAATGTCGCTTTACCCACTAGATCATGGTGAAGCAAACTTTGTAAAAGAATGTCGATGTTTTCTCCTTGCCATACATTGAGCATAGGGTGCCAACCTTCCGATAGGTTAAGCAGTTCACTTTTTGGTTTTAAAGGTTTTTTCAAAACTGGataacaacttttatcgtttgTGCTCTCCAAGTCAAGTTCTCTTTTACCACCTTCTCCCACAACTTTCTTCTTTCTTGTCATGTAGTAATAGTCTTCTTTTTTAACCTCGACCTCCACATTTTCTTGTCTCTGCATCAACTTCTCAGAGAGATCGTTTACCGCCAAGGTTTCATGTTGGTCGGCCATCGTAAGtctttatctacatgtacataacataTAGATAGGGGTTAAGGGTTATACCTTTTTATTTAAGGCTGTAATAAATCTCACAGatgacataaatgaaaaacatCTTTATTGACTTTCACTGTATTATATTAGTATTTGAATGAGTACCCTAGCAGTCTAGTGTGGGAGATCGTGAGGTGTGTCAATAAGCAGAGAAAATAACTTGCGGCACAATTTAGAAATGCTTAAAGATGATCAATTCGTGTAAGttttagagtgtcagtctaccattCCAACTGTAAGGAGTTTCattgaaatcattttttatCTCAACTACTAAACCTTGCTTTGGGACAGACAAACAGGCAGACACTGCTCTTATGATAGTGAatgtataattttgttttaaagcaGACAGAATAATTATCTGCAAGGTGGTGGATTGATGCAGATGTTAGAATCTTGGTCTGCCATGCTGAATGTCAAGAGTTTGTATCTAGCAAAGAATGgtattttatcctaacctctaacCTTTAACCTCTAATCCTGGCTTTGGACAAATAGACTCTTCTTATAGTAATGGTTGGCTGCATGTTACAATCATTCATTCGTGTGATTTTAGGTTTTGACTTCTCAAACTGGTTGCTACTTACCCTACAGAAGGAAATTATTTGATGGATTTCATAATTCGCGAGTTCACGAACAGTCGTTTCcgtgaattattaaaatccacaaataaatagtttatttttaacacaagggagaataactactgcctcaaactaaaaactagtcgctaggcagaagtagtaaacgtagctgagttccaaactttTGAAATCATCACCGGGGCTTTGAATTAACACAATGCATCAcgcttctttacaaaattattcaaggttgtcacaagttctTCGgcatggcgtcatcgcaaaaatctctcctacagtTTTTTACATCGAATTCGACCACATCAACCTCTAATATTGAAGTTGAAAatgataatgattctgatctggacattatggtatgtatcttatttgcagtgcagatacgtttttccataattaactgcgttagcTAACGttagttcattctcttgtttaaaaactgatcgctttcattcaATACtttacctattgtttttgtacttagTATCTGAGTACTGTCATTTTAGAAATCGTGAATATTTGTTCTTAAATGAAGAATCAGTTGAAGTAAATACAACACATGCAATTTAACACATGACTTCTTAATATTCCACTTCTCTTAATTTTCTTGCCAACAGGTAAGTACTCCTAATTTAGCTTGTGTGGTGCATGCCGAGCCATGACTTTCTGTGACACATGCTTCGTATTATATCTTGCATGTtatgttttgctcttttttGTATCGTTAATCACTTGTTTGTTGTCCTATATTGCTATTATGTATTGCTTTTGTTTATGTTGcatcagagccgtatagtttcacagagtcccgcgaccaacagaagcgtgtacgggagctcgctcgattccaaacaaacaggccgcgcctactatttttatataagttataatagagaagccgcaacattaatcaacaaaaactactcttattagcagtcgctttaaaattgattgttgtatcatgaaccatttgagagaaaacaaaatttcctacaaaaggctgctaataactttttttgtaaaaacgtaaagtaaatgcaaaaaagagcggtattgagagcgaggtatgaatattccattggaaatcagtatgtcgatcgggtttgtttggaatcgaacgtttctgtttccggttttggttgcgtgactttttaaagctatatgactctgCCAGTAAAAAGCTGTATAACTTCACCGAGTTTTGCTGCTAACGGATGCGCATGTCGGAGCTCGCACggctccaaacaaacaagccacgcccactattgttttatataagttataatgaagaggccgcaacactaaccaacaaaaattactcacattgacagtcgctctgaaattgattgttgtattatacaccatttgaaaaaggacaaaatttcctacaagaaactacaaatgattttttgtaataaagtaaagtaaatacaaaagagagagatgttgagagcgaggtaagaatattccattagagatcagtatgtcgatcgggtttgtttggaatcaagcgtttttgttttcggcttttggtcacgggactctgtgaaactatacgacactgtgTTGCATCACTATTGTAACATTAGTGTAATTATAACCAGGTCAATGACTTAGCGATTCTATTTATTTCTATTCTATTGTTAGTCGGTTTTCCTTACTCGGTTCCACTATCCGGAACGGGTAGGTAATTGTATATAAAGGGAATGCGCTTGATAAGAGAGCAGGGCAGTAGTTGTAAGCTCCTCGACTAATGGATTTTCCTTCATAAATAAACAAACGAAAACCCATACCTATTCTCTCTGCTTTATGCAGCATTCTAGATCGTGTCTAAGTGAAGGCCGGGACATTCCTTTacatttgttaatatttttcatttttgtgtttactacagattgagaatgaaacagaaGCTACTCCAATTagaaaaactagagacaagtattCTAACTACACCCATAGTGAACGCCTTACAGTTTACAAATATGCGGATAACTATGGCACAGCATCTACTTTGTGAAAATTAGTTCAGGCCAATCATAATTTAACTGCAATTTGTTTTATAGATTCCAAAGAACATGACTGACTTTCTGCAGCCGTTAGACCTCTCAGTCAGTAAACCGTTTAAAGACTATCAAATTACAATTCTTGCAATGGTAAgcatataaatttaaaacgagCCTGACTGTGCGGAGCCATAAAAAATTGACATGTAAACGAAGGCATTTTAAAGCCTCTGCAAATGCTCTCTAATTTGCCATGTTGAAGCATTGGATGCAAAACAAATAAGCTTGCAAAACCTGATTTGCATCAGTCTTAACTGTTTATAAAATGGCCGAATGTTTAATCtaagcataattttttgattcacaAGTACACATTTGAACGGCATTGACCAGTAATAATTAAGTTCAGATCTATCTATTCGTTTAGTTTTGTGCATATCCATAAAATTGGAGTTATCTTTCACTGCCACTTTCAGCAAATTGTGACTTGTATAACTCTATTAAAAAACTCTCAAATGTATACAATAAAACCTGTTTAGCGTTTAGAGAACTCATTTGTTATAAGGCAAGCATTCATTATCACAGCTCGTAGGCAtcaaaaaatttatcaaaacgtCGGGCCACTGTTTGTGCGGATGCATCACCAATGCTAACAGACACAAGCCAACTTAGTTATCAGTTGCGGTGGCCACTCCAATAACGCTCCAATTAACGTAAAAGTTTTGTCTTaatttttgcttcgtattacataGAAACCTTCATATAAAGTACACCATCCAGTCCGTGCAAGTTCTCGAATTCGATTCGAATACGAGCGTCCCATAATTAACCTTAAAAACAACGTAtagcttttaaacttttcaTGAATTAGGGAATGTACTCAAACTACTTTGCTAGCTTAAAACTTTCCAGGTGATCTGCCTTCTCCTCCAGTTCAGCGGCAAGGTTCTaccaaaatcaattttttattttactcagtTGCACAATCCATATATATTTCCTTTATTGTGGCTATTTGTTTGTACCAACTCATTTGATGCCTCAGAGTGCTTTCGGGTTTTCTACACCCACTTTAAAGAGACACGGTATGCATGACAAAATATCCATAAAATAGCTATCAATGAATGGAGTACATGACAAGCATTTTATACCACCAACTCATGCTTCAGTTCTGCTTAGAAAGAAAGGTGTACAACCAAAAGGCCTATCACAATCACAACTGTAGACGTGCTGTGCTGTTTCCAACAAAGTCTCAGTGCTCCATAAGCGTCATAAGTTCATAGTTATTTTCACTCCTTCTATATTTGGGAAATCTTTTATATTTCAAATGTTTTACAACATTCTTTCTGTGCAACTAGTCCAAAAAAATAACACAATATGAACTTTTTAAGAGACGATGCTGTTTAATCAACAGTTAAAACCTCTACTCACAGTTATACTTTCAATTGCTGTCAAACTCCTCGCTAGTTCAGTGAATTGTGCAGAGCATATGCCTTTGCAACTGCGCGAGTCTAATATGAGGAAGCTGTGGCGGCCTAGTGTCTGTTTTCAGGGCCGTCACTCAAGCATTCTTGAACGtgttatctacattgtagataatAGATATCTTATCTATACTGAATGCATATTGACAGCCATTACAAAAACAAGATTGTAAGCCATTTGCTTAatcacaaataaaattttatggaATACAAAGAGTGGGGAATTCCCTTTTAGATATCATATTAGCTTCATAAGCACACATAACAACTGTTATCTCAGACAACACTTAGCGACACTCCAGCCTATTCAGGTAAAAAGTTGGCTGTAAGTTTGTATATGCTAGGTTACGTGTGATCAAGAAGATAACTGCGCAACAACGAATCAGTCTGTGATGGTAAAGAAGTGGTTAAAAATGGCCGCTGTTAACTGCTTAACAATAAAAATTAGATATACAAGTGCCCTGGCCACCcagtgcgctgtgagagatcagcAAGGAATCACTCGTGCAGCTGTAATAATGTCGGAACGCGAAGCAATTGTAATGAGTTCGACTCTTGTACAAAGGAACTTTTTTCGCAGTCTTCAACCGTGCTTTCGAATGGATGAAAAAACACAGTTTTCATTATAGTAGAGATCggtttgtttgcaaatttcCATCATTGAATAAACGCATTCACAAGTATTACATCCTGTGGTTAAAACCGTCGGTTTGAAGGGTTTTTGGGCAATTCATGTAGCTACATAAAAAGGCAAAAACATTTCTTTTTATAATGCTTTCCCGTATCCCTGCCTCAATTTCCCTTTGTATTAGTTTGCAGGCTGTTACTGTTAAGGTGCAAAGGGAACccctatctactatataaacggcaatcattgtctgtgtgtgtgcgcgGGCATGTgtatgcgtgcgtgtgtgtatgtgcgcatgtgtgtgcgcgtgcatatgtgtgcgcgcgtgtgcacgtgtgtgtgcgcgtgtgtgtgtgtgcgcgcgtttGTGTGTTCGCGAGTGTGCATGGCGCATTAACGGAAATCTCCgattagtgcgcctctatacataacctattcatcgattttacacaaaaatcacgaGATAtttggttagcgcgcctctttacagtgcccaacggcactgttccgtttcaAACAGCAAAGTTTCTGCCGTGTTAGAAAACACAGTCCTAAtttctgcagcctatacaaaggtccctatacagctatacaaatgtactaatcattaaataaaataaattaatgagtagtaatttacatgtaattaatattcactgccaacgtgtaccgagaaagtcatgtgaacatttgtttcttggggCCACTGGAAAAAaaccgcttttctcacttgctaaatttatacatcaaaaaggtgagtacttctcattcaatgttgtattgtctatgaatcgccacacctccactacataaccctttcacttgcgtccatgcacaaatttagctatcggcctattGCTAGCCATTTAGCCTATactgcttcatgatattttttcaattggaaactccatctagaatgtttgttttggttatatcgTAGATtgtgccaacatgttaacaaacactgctatacaaaaaattcattttatctatactttgtgcatagCCTCACATACTAAAGCGATGTGAGGCcgcaaagctaaaacgatcctctacaatgttccttattcttacaaaaccaacacttcaccaccatcagaatcagtgctgctattgctattctatttatctgtgtaatcacaaaatataaatctgaatcggctataatgtcatcagcataagtaattgttttctaactcggtggcgttttcaaaacttacacaaagaaCGGTGTTTTTTtagttagaaattctcaaacaaagatttaaaattaaatttttggcTAATtatatagagaaatctttggacaacactgtcactaccataaaagtcttaaagatcgttggttatgttatcaacgaataataaaatttagttattagcaattgctgggaaagtcgtaaaaatgtgtctacggcggtcaaCCATAAAaaacgcatgaatgagtctacttcagtgaaaggtttgaaaacgttggatttgccactgtttgtgatagtaaacctGTTCATTttcttccgcagctgagttacttttccttttttccagctacgagtgctacagaactacagctactacagaacttgcgcgagtactgctactgcgttttacctactaaatttctacatcgaaaaggttagtccTTTTTATTCGATGTTCTATtttctatgaattgccacacctccactacttaaaacGTTGGTTTTGCAA of the Watersipora subatra chromosome 4, tzWatSuba1.1, whole genome shotgun sequence genome contains:
- the LOC137394248 gene encoding decapping and exoribonuclease protein-like, encoding MLNVWQGENIDILLQSLLHHDLVGKATFVCKKKVLLVIATHSPDACRGIGVVKLQNSYYLYLYPTEKFPAHGYHGLRFEQLLTTTKTCRSKGIDQNKEFGALCKVNLGGHDLIVSGELDCLDGENRVKLKTCKEGFKTARHGLLLKWWLQCCFLNIETIYLGITETDGAGKGKYVDAIEKQSLTDLKQLVDKKTDKTGRCLARLKVFLDLLKVHATKEGQVYLIKHKSGTKNYTIERSDAGKDFISARLRNELITRSTYKTMSDQSD